In Hyalangium minutum, the following proteins share a genomic window:
- the tssB gene encoding type VI secretion system contractile sheath small subunit → MPIQDKLPTSRITLTYRTTINGQEEEVDLPFRMLVLGDLSLGSSKDRKVDLDERKLRSVKPGGLDDLMKDMDMSIEFQVPDKTTSSGEGTMNVKLPIERMKSFHPDEFVQHVPKLKALLILRKLLLEMQADIDNRKELWRTLSELYAHPEQIQQLLESDALKGFENLRLPPGEAAGN, encoded by the coding sequence TTGCCCATCCAAGACAAACTTCCCACGTCCCGCATCACCCTCACCTACCGCACCACCATCAACGGGCAGGAGGAAGAGGTTGACCTCCCCTTCCGCATGCTCGTCCTCGGCGACCTCTCCCTCGGCTCGTCCAAGGACCGCAAGGTGGATCTCGACGAGCGCAAGCTGCGCTCCGTCAAGCCCGGCGGTCTGGATGACCTGATGAAGGACATGGACATGTCCATCGAGTTCCAGGTCCCCGACAAGACCACCTCCAGCGGCGAGGGCACGATGAACGTGAAGCTGCCCATCGAGCGCATGAAGTCCTTCCATCCGGACGAGTTCGTCCAGCACGTGCCCAAGCTCAAGGCCCTGCTCATCCTCCGCAAGCTGCTGCTCGAGATGCAGGCCGACATCGACAACCGCAAGGAGCTCTGGCGCACGCTCTCCGAGCTCTACGCCCACCCGGAGCAGATCCAGCAGCTGCTCGAGAGCGACGCGCTCAAGGGCTTCGAGAACCTCCGCCTGCCCCCCGGCGAAGCGGCCGGCAACTGA
- a CDS encoding type VI secretion system baseplate subunit TssF, which produces MAETNQLYQDYLAELAALERFRQGFRHTYPGVPLEQEDPDVRRLVEALAFFSVQTRHATLRNLRSTWLRLFSSFFHCLLEPLPATGLVQAAPTEKMVEAAVLPRGTELSLRPVGGEAGSFRLERDLRVLPIFLEETQVLSLADGGHRLILRFAAAFPRRDPVEVLSLHVRHLEEYGSSLAVYHALRKHLQQVRVVYDAKADERSAGQLCEHSFGPTPFAPDDASLYANPLQRARSFFQLPEQGLFLHIRVAPTRQAWNRFSLCLDLKKEWSVGRSRHPDFLRPFVAPVVNLKAAPAQPITLDGTRTEHPLLGLRNGHGFRLHSVTGVYVQGSRGREPMRPAHVPGPGPSYELDEQLAADGNPLHQLLVQMPEAFLEPRKLHVDALWYQPHFATEAMGRLEASTPSLHVEGLRWRVLGDVQPPRESPLRQDVPALTRLLSWKVRPTLERDELAALLSYLGTFQESAFGPILPLLRALRCSVLPDGALRGTGLRHVYEARLAPFDASQEALVACFLEQVLALLDAWNGEASVELRPSVDGAGAFNPWGTP; this is translated from the coding sequence ATGGCTGAAACGAATCAGCTCTATCAGGACTACCTCGCGGAGCTGGCGGCGCTCGAGCGCTTCCGCCAGGGCTTCCGCCACACCTACCCCGGCGTTCCCCTGGAGCAGGAGGACCCGGATGTGCGCCGGCTGGTGGAGGCCCTGGCCTTCTTCTCCGTGCAGACGCGGCACGCCACGCTGCGCAACCTCCGCTCCACGTGGCTGCGATTGTTCTCCAGCTTCTTCCACTGCCTGCTGGAGCCACTGCCTGCCACGGGCCTGGTGCAGGCGGCTCCCACGGAGAAGATGGTGGAGGCGGCAGTGCTGCCCCGAGGCACCGAGCTGAGCCTGCGGCCCGTGGGCGGCGAGGCGGGCTCCTTCCGCCTCGAGCGGGACCTGCGGGTGCTGCCCATCTTCCTGGAGGAGACGCAGGTGCTGAGCCTGGCGGATGGCGGCCACCGCCTCATCCTCCGCTTCGCCGCGGCCTTCCCTCGGAGGGATCCGGTGGAGGTGCTCAGCCTCCACGTGCGCCACCTGGAGGAGTACGGCAGTTCCCTGGCGGTGTACCACGCGCTCCGCAAGCATCTGCAGCAGGTGCGCGTGGTGTATGACGCGAAGGCGGATGAGCGCTCCGCGGGGCAGCTATGCGAGCACTCCTTCGGGCCGACGCCGTTCGCGCCCGATGACGCGAGCCTCTACGCCAACCCCCTGCAGCGCGCGCGCTCCTTCTTCCAGCTCCCGGAGCAGGGGCTCTTCCTGCACATCCGGGTGGCGCCCACGCGGCAGGCCTGGAACCGCTTCAGCCTGTGCCTGGACTTGAAGAAGGAGTGGTCCGTGGGCCGCTCGCGCCACCCGGACTTCCTGCGCCCCTTCGTCGCGCCCGTCGTCAACCTCAAGGCCGCGCCCGCACAACCCATCACCCTGGATGGCACCCGCACCGAGCACCCGCTGTTGGGGCTGCGCAACGGCCATGGCTTCCGTCTGCACTCGGTGACGGGCGTCTACGTGCAGGGCTCCCGAGGCCGCGAGCCCATGCGTCCCGCCCACGTGCCTGGGCCCGGCCCCTCCTACGAACTGGACGAGCAGCTGGCCGCGGATGGCAACCCCTTGCACCAGCTGCTGGTGCAGATGCCGGAGGCCTTCCTCGAGCCGCGCAAGCTGCACGTGGACGCGCTCTGGTACCAGCCCCACTTCGCCACCGAGGCGATGGGCCGCCTCGAGGCCTCGACGCCCAGCCTCCACGTGGAGGGACTGCGGTGGCGCGTGCTGGGGGACGTGCAGCCGCCTCGCGAGAGCCCCCTGCGCCAGGACGTGCCCGCGCTGACGCGGCTGCTCTCGTGGAAGGTCCGCCCCACCCTGGAGCGGGACGAGCTGGCCGCCCTCCTGTCCTATCTGGGCACGTTCCAGGAGAGCGCCTTCGGCCCCATCCTCCCGCTGTTGCGCGCGCTGAGGTGCTCCGTGCTGCCGGATGGCGCGCTGCGCGGCACGGGGCTGCGGCACGTGTACGAGGCGCGGCTCGCGCCCTTCGACGCCAGCCAAGAGGCCCTCGTCGCCTGCTTCCTCGAGCAGGTGCTGGCCCTGCTGGACGCATGGAACGGCGAGGCCTCCGTGGAGCTGCGGCCCTCGGTGGACGGCGCTGGAGCTTTCAACCCCTGGGGAACGCCATGA
- a CDS encoding AMP-binding protein — translation MSFDFHAILQHVEAAAPTEGLPEWLPRSWSDPEGFASALAPAYTGRGAAFKSRTGQHHDFFHDLIVRHATTDRIALRTYDRTRGWQTLSYRQLHDQALRRAAAWEHRGVKPGARVCLMFHPGAELWVSLAAALGLGACISLLPPVGQRFVARRLAALAPGHVAAEPHQAPLLGAYAKCLLPTTGPSAPALASYSYKPDEPVGLFFSPLAALPSTPVPLKAGEAWLGALVDGLLTFALAPGDHLTAPGFHPLQHLPALIFATLLRGATFLHLEPSDVEERPSLLTEYPVRALGVTPALRDVLLRSRTPLKNVGGWFRNPEAPLDWQAWRAWVKQCGLESVPCSNVLVDAAAGGAVLCSLRRVGDVHAEAAPAPGRRWALEALDRSGQRAAGDSGVFTLLPSEGRPPGHVILSRLRQKYLYGGTWDARHEGRVPLMAEVTEALAAMSPPCSTSLLTVPTGGLSGELRSMLLVFTGAPSQGAALSLAEVRRYLELQLGAEHVPERFEVFPLYPRLKEGQVDAAWCHAQYLTGALYHKAQEPLFQTLTELRAQVRHAALPSETRR, via the coding sequence ATGTCCTTCGACTTCCACGCCATTCTCCAGCACGTCGAGGCAGCTGCCCCCACCGAGGGCCTCCCCGAGTGGCTCCCGCGAAGCTGGAGCGATCCGGAGGGCTTCGCCTCGGCGCTGGCCCCGGCGTACACGGGCCGCGGCGCGGCCTTCAAGAGCCGCACGGGCCAGCACCACGACTTCTTCCACGATCTCATCGTCCGGCACGCCACCACGGATCGCATCGCGCTGCGCACGTATGACCGGACGCGCGGCTGGCAGACGCTGAGCTACCGCCAACTGCACGACCAGGCCCTCCGGCGGGCCGCAGCGTGGGAGCATCGAGGCGTCAAACCGGGAGCCCGGGTGTGCCTGATGTTCCACCCTGGCGCCGAGCTGTGGGTGAGCCTCGCCGCAGCGCTGGGGTTGGGAGCCTGCATCAGCCTGCTGCCGCCGGTGGGACAGCGCTTCGTCGCGCGCCGGCTCGCCGCGCTCGCACCGGGCCACGTGGCCGCCGAGCCACACCAGGCGCCGCTGCTGGGCGCCTACGCCAAGTGCCTGCTGCCCACGACGGGGCCATCGGCGCCAGCGCTCGCCTCATACTCGTACAAGCCGGACGAGCCGGTGGGCCTGTTCTTCTCGCCTCTGGCGGCGCTCCCCTCCACCCCGGTGCCGCTCAAGGCGGGAGAGGCTTGGCTCGGCGCACTGGTGGATGGGCTGCTCACCTTCGCGCTGGCGCCGGGAGATCACCTGACCGCTCCGGGCTTCCACCCACTCCAGCACCTGCCCGCGCTCATCTTCGCCACGCTGCTGCGCGGAGCTACATTCCTCCACCTCGAGCCCTCGGATGTAGAGGAGCGCCCCAGCCTCCTGACCGAATACCCGGTGCGGGCGCTCGGGGTCACCCCGGCCTTGAGGGACGTGCTGCTGCGGAGCCGGACGCCGCTGAAGAACGTAGGAGGCTGGTTCCGCAACCCCGAGGCCCCGCTCGACTGGCAGGCGTGGCGCGCGTGGGTGAAGCAGTGCGGGCTGGAGTCCGTGCCCTGCTCCAACGTGCTGGTGGATGCGGCCGCGGGAGGCGCAGTGCTTTGCTCGCTCCGGCGCGTGGGAGATGTCCACGCCGAGGCCGCTCCGGCGCCGGGCCGCCGCTGGGCCCTGGAGGCGCTCGACCGGAGTGGACAGCGGGCCGCAGGAGACTCGGGCGTCTTCACCCTTCTGCCCTCGGAGGGGCGGCCGCCAGGGCACGTCATCCTCTCCCGCCTCCGCCAGAAGTACCTCTACGGCGGGACGTGGGATGCGCGGCACGAGGGCCGGGTCCCGCTCATGGCCGAGGTGACGGAGGCGCTGGCGGCCATGTCTCCGCCCTGTTCCACCTCGCTGCTCACCGTGCCGACGGGAGGCCTCTCGGGCGAGCTCCGCTCGATGTTGCTCGTCTTCACGGGCGCGCCCTCGCAGGGCGCGGCGCTGTCCCTGGCGGAGGTGCGCCGGTACCTCGAGCTGCAGCTTGGCGCCGAGCACGTACCAGAGCGGTTCGAGGTCTTCCCGCTCTACCCGAGGTTGAAAGAGGGCCAGGTGGACGCGGCGTGGTGCCACGCGCAGTACCTGACGGGCGCGCTCTACCACAAAGCCCAGGAGCCGCTGTTCCAGACGCTCACGGAGCTGCGGGCCCAGGTGCGGCACGCCGCGCTCCCTTCCGAAACGAGGAGATGA
- a CDS encoding type VI secretion system protein IglI family protein, translating into MAESLHSLAALERALSTASAPVSSLTPEQVEARVDRVTALMARSAYDEAARASEALLTEGLRDVRLVTPCLFGAFLERGPRALPGIFSALHRVLTRSWEQLGPSDKKPVVADSGLLWLFKSLHKHLEFHGRAQDDVWRKWCESCEASEIQEALQRASELFEALEQLLPKGGGTTRLLQLTGWLTENRELFSETPARPARAQAEESPRAAAISERWEEAPSADPEEEAEDEEDEEQEEATEEQALEAEDDSEEEILFEPVAVPQPRLPPQPGLEPSPALEQLLHKLTAFDQLVERQDFSRASMIATDVLHVIDHFDPLVYLPSLFTRFLSGLSAHAGSIEPRMQSPRSLGERALERLYRTDLQAFLNSSSGVEDAP; encoded by the coding sequence ATGGCTGAGTCTCTGCATTCGCTCGCGGCGCTGGAGCGCGCGTTGAGCACGGCCTCTGCTCCTGTCTCCTCGCTGACGCCCGAGCAGGTGGAGGCGCGGGTGGATCGGGTCACCGCGCTGATGGCCCGGAGCGCCTACGACGAGGCGGCGCGCGCCTCCGAGGCATTGCTCACCGAGGGACTCCGGGATGTGCGGCTGGTAACGCCGTGCCTCTTCGGTGCCTTCCTGGAGCGCGGCCCGCGCGCTCTGCCCGGGATCTTCTCCGCCCTGCACCGAGTCCTCACGCGGAGCTGGGAGCAGCTTGGCCCCAGCGACAAGAAGCCAGTCGTGGCGGACAGTGGGCTGCTCTGGCTGTTCAAGTCGCTTCACAAGCACCTGGAGTTCCATGGGCGGGCCCAGGACGACGTGTGGCGCAAGTGGTGCGAAAGCTGCGAGGCGTCTGAGATTCAGGAAGCGCTCCAGCGCGCAAGTGAGCTGTTCGAGGCTCTTGAACAGCTCCTGCCCAAAGGAGGGGGTACTACCCGGCTGCTCCAGTTGACCGGCTGGCTGACGGAGAACCGCGAGCTCTTCTCGGAGACTCCAGCCCGCCCTGCGCGGGCCCAGGCTGAGGAGTCCCCCAGGGCGGCGGCCATCTCTGAGCGCTGGGAGGAGGCGCCTTCCGCCGATCCAGAGGAGGAGGCGGAAGATGAGGAGGACGAAGAGCAAGAAGAAGCCACCGAGGAGCAGGCACTTGAAGCCGAGGATGACTCCGAAGAGGAGATCCTCTTCGAGCCCGTGGCGGTCCCGCAGCCCCGCTTGCCGCCACAGCCTGGTCTGGAGCCCTCTCCGGCGCTCGAGCAACTGCTGCACAAGCTGACCGCATTCGATCAGCTCGTAGAGCGTCAGGACTTCTCGCGGGCCAGCATGATTGCCACGGACGTGCTCCATGTGATCGACCACTTCGATCCGCTCGTCTATCTGCCCTCGCTCTTCACACGCTTCCTCTCGGGCCTGAGCGCGCATGCGGGGAGCATCGAGCCACGGATGCAGAGCCCTCGCTCCTTGGGTGAGCGTGCCCTCGAGCGGCTCTACCGGACGGACTTGCAGGCGTTCTTGAACTCCTCCTCCGGTGTGGAGGACGCGCCATGA
- a CDS encoding GPW/gp25 family protein, which translates to MPRRPFLDRFSSRGASAREPLGPVLRNLEAVLNTREGYGFFQQGFGLGDYTGDRGGKELVPFLTEELQRQVAQYEPRLRDVEVTLRGQDAALCLHFEVTGLLSGEALRLGLIFDTVSSRVRLERKD; encoded by the coding sequence ATGCCACGCCGGCCCTTTCTCGACAGGTTCTCCAGCCGCGGCGCCTCTGCGCGGGAGCCGCTGGGCCCCGTTCTGCGCAACCTCGAGGCGGTGCTCAACACCCGCGAGGGCTACGGCTTCTTCCAGCAGGGCTTCGGGCTCGGGGACTACACCGGGGACCGCGGCGGCAAGGAGCTGGTGCCGTTCCTCACGGAGGAGCTGCAGCGCCAGGTGGCGCAGTACGAGCCCCGGCTGCGCGACGTGGAGGTGACGCTGCGTGGCCAGGACGCCGCCCTGTGCCTGCACTTCGAGGTGACGGGCCTGCTGAGCGGCGAGGCCCTGCGGCTGGGGCTGATCTTCGACACCGTGAGCAGCCGGGTGCGGCTGGAGAGGAAGGACTGA
- a CDS encoding DUF4280 domain-containing protein, translating to MGIQVVTGAMLQCSFGVAPSSLVVLPANKVMATTPAANIMDNKPLVNIPPFGMCQSMANPMVAAATAAALGVLTPMPCIPATAAPWAPGCPKVMIGNMPALDSSSKCMCNWGGVIQIVNPGQTAVQDG from the coding sequence ATGGGAATCCAAGTCGTCACGGGAGCCATGCTCCAGTGCAGCTTCGGCGTGGCGCCCTCCAGCCTGGTGGTGCTCCCGGCGAACAAGGTGATGGCGACCACTCCGGCCGCCAACATCATGGACAACAAGCCGCTGGTGAACATCCCCCCGTTCGGGATGTGCCAATCCATGGCAAATCCGATGGTGGCCGCAGCCACGGCGGCGGCGCTGGGCGTGCTCACCCCAATGCCTTGCATTCCGGCGACGGCGGCGCCGTGGGCACCCGGCTGTCCCAAGGTGATGATCGGCAACATGCCGGCCTTGGACAGCTCCTCCAAGTGCATGTGCAACTGGGGCGGCGTCATCCAGATCGTCAACCCCGGCCAGACGGCGGTGCAAGATGGCTGA
- the tssK gene encoding type VI secretion system baseplate subunit TssK, whose translation MDPHKIARVRWQAGQMLLPEHFRAQDEVLSAETLLSAELTGLPPVGIGGLELNRAQLAEGTFSLGSLTALMPGGQLVQVPGNATVAPISLEETGRSRLTLYLHLMHETRGAEGIPLYAKDPPALHRALHILQLSAEQALDGAISSLPLAELQKDELGRWELSREQLPPLLRASPHPFLDGLFSCLDELLEQAHGQLRTAIRDHYVRGDRLSNARRALCEVRRAQGLRADMRHGLHPSTYHLFSMLRELYLQMCCYLECEPAEELPAYEHDAPGPGLWQWMKLLAGGLRPSQANRRTYQPLDCREGRFVISPLPQEEPAPNDFYLLIRRHERDKPRALEGVKIASPLRLPLVRRQALKGLTFRHVPYPSFPHAFDSDIDWYQLTTEGEEWQAVLREGGLSLPVTPPLEGAQVFLFWRRT comes from the coding sequence ATGGATCCCCACAAGATCGCCCGCGTCCGCTGGCAGGCGGGGCAGATGCTCCTGCCCGAACACTTCCGCGCCCAGGACGAAGTCCTCTCCGCCGAGACGCTGCTCTCAGCGGAGCTCACCGGCCTGCCTCCCGTGGGCATCGGTGGGCTCGAACTCAACCGGGCCCAGCTGGCCGAGGGCACCTTCTCCCTCGGCTCGCTGACAGCCCTCATGCCGGGTGGCCAGCTTGTGCAGGTGCCCGGCAACGCCACCGTAGCGCCCATCTCGCTGGAGGAGACGGGCCGCTCGCGGCTCACGCTCTACCTCCACCTGATGCACGAGACCCGCGGCGCCGAGGGAATTCCCCTGTACGCGAAGGATCCTCCCGCGCTCCACCGGGCGCTCCACATCCTCCAGCTCTCCGCCGAGCAGGCCCTGGATGGGGCGATCAGCTCGCTGCCGCTGGCCGAGCTCCAGAAGGATGAGCTGGGGCGGTGGGAGCTGTCGCGGGAGCAGCTTCCTCCCCTGCTGCGCGCCAGCCCCCACCCGTTCCTGGATGGGCTGTTCTCCTGCCTGGACGAGCTGCTGGAGCAGGCGCACGGGCAGCTGCGCACGGCCATCCGTGACCACTACGTGCGCGGCGACCGGCTCTCCAATGCCCGGCGTGCCCTGTGCGAGGTGCGCCGCGCCCAGGGCCTGCGCGCGGACATGCGCCATGGCCTCCACCCCTCCACCTACCACCTCTTCTCGATGCTCCGCGAGCTGTACCTGCAGATGTGCTGCTACCTGGAGTGCGAGCCGGCGGAGGAGCTGCCCGCCTACGAGCACGACGCACCGGGCCCGGGCCTGTGGCAGTGGATGAAGCTGCTCGCGGGTGGCCTCCGCCCGAGCCAGGCAAACCGCCGCACGTACCAGCCCCTCGACTGCCGCGAGGGACGCTTCGTGATCTCGCCCTTGCCCCAGGAGGAGCCCGCGCCGAACGACTTCTACCTGCTGATCCGGCGTCACGAGCGCGACAAGCCTCGCGCTTTGGAGGGCGTGAAGATCGCCAGCCCCCTGCGCCTGCCCCTCGTGCGGCGACAGGCCCTCAAGGGCCTCACCTTCCGCCACGTGCCGTACCCCTCGTTCCCGCACGCGTTCGACTCGGACATCGACTGGTACCAGCTCACGACCGAGGGCGAGGAGTGGCAGGCCGTGCTGCGCGAGGGCGGGCTCTCCCTCCCCGTGACGCCGCCGCTGGAGGGAGCCCAGGTGTTCCTCTTCTGGAGGAGGACGTGA
- a CDS encoding DotU family type IV/VI secretion system protein, with protein sequence MNLEHWKIVFAQYRQTRALLDQWLPAETSRSEERTQVLVGRAGLAQLQQQLLVALDGLRSGLGSHYRSEEVDDALRPFIYLLDERVLLRLAEAEQYDWPPLQRHLRGEEGGGDLFFELADQKLNQPGASPLVFELLHFCLTAGFGGRYLGNTAKLREYKQRLGARIVTPEPAPAAPPAATNARPLLYEFPARYYAGACLCFLGLQGLLWWLSN encoded by the coding sequence ATGAACCTGGAACATTGGAAGATCGTCTTCGCGCAGTACCGGCAGACGCGCGCGCTGTTGGACCAATGGCTGCCGGCCGAGACCTCGCGAAGCGAGGAGCGCACCCAGGTCCTCGTAGGACGCGCGGGGCTGGCGCAGTTGCAGCAGCAGTTACTGGTGGCGCTGGACGGCCTGCGCTCGGGGCTGGGCAGCCACTACCGCTCCGAGGAGGTGGACGACGCGCTGCGGCCCTTCATCTATCTGCTAGATGAGCGGGTGCTGCTGCGCCTGGCCGAGGCCGAGCAGTACGACTGGCCCCCGCTGCAGCGCCACCTCCGCGGCGAGGAGGGCGGTGGAGACCTGTTCTTCGAGCTGGCGGACCAGAAGCTGAACCAGCCAGGAGCCTCGCCGCTGGTGTTCGAGCTGCTGCACTTCTGCCTCACCGCGGGCTTCGGCGGCCGCTACCTGGGCAACACGGCGAAGCTGCGTGAGTACAAGCAGCGGCTGGGGGCCCGCATCGTCACCCCCGAACCCGCGCCTGCCGCGCCTCCCGCAGCCACGAACGCGCGGCCCCTGCTCTACGAGTTCCCCGCCCGCTACTACGCCGGCGCCTGCCTCTGCTTCCTGGGGCTGCAGGGCCTGCTGTGGTGGCTCTCCAACTGA
- the tssC gene encoding type VI secretion system contractile sheath large subunit, with protein MAEKNYLQELFKSRGLGTPPTTAEPMIGTGLVPTSRQESEISTDSRFMSALAALLHNVKPLQDEDSRPRFDKGQVMDAVARLDELIEAQVNEILHHETFQQAESTWRGVEDLVNHTNFQANINIDLLDVSKQELAQDFEKNASSIFSSSLFNKVYTHEYDQYGGRPFGTMIGLYEFTASRPDLQWLERMSWVANAAHCPFVASASYKFFDCESVEQLESLKSLDGVLNHPRYGKWAELRESESAAYISLALPRYVVRLPYNPVTNPCEVLNFTEEAHGDSKKYLWGNAAILFGRNLASAFEVSGWCQSIRGPKGGGRIQGLPVDTFTLRGQQEMQMPVEMCIPDFREYEFVRHGFMPLVYRKNEAEATFFSTPSIKRAKRYKDPKDSENAQLVTNMAYTFSITRLAHYIKSIMRDNIGSSADEVYVHQQISNWLMDYVTAVSNPDDLTLRRFPFKSAQVLVAKRPGEIGWYDCKVSVLPHIQFEGLNVELQLESRLG; from the coding sequence ATGGCTGAGAAAAACTACCTGCAGGAACTCTTCAAGAGCCGCGGCCTGGGCACCCCGCCCACCACCGCCGAGCCCATGATTGGCACCGGCCTCGTCCCCACCTCGCGCCAGGAGAGCGAGATCTCCACCGACAGCCGGTTCATGTCCGCGCTCGCCGCGCTGCTCCACAACGTCAAGCCGCTCCAGGACGAGGACAGCCGGCCGCGCTTCGACAAGGGCCAGGTGATGGACGCCGTGGCCCGCCTGGATGAGCTCATCGAGGCCCAGGTCAACGAGATCCTCCACCACGAGACCTTCCAGCAGGCGGAGTCCACGTGGCGCGGTGTGGAGGACCTCGTCAATCACACCAACTTCCAGGCCAACATCAACATCGATCTGCTCGACGTGTCCAAGCAGGAGCTGGCTCAGGACTTCGAGAAGAACGCGAGCAGCATCTTCTCCAGCTCGCTCTTCAACAAGGTCTACACCCACGAGTACGACCAGTACGGCGGCCGGCCGTTCGGCACGATGATCGGGCTGTACGAGTTCACCGCGTCCCGGCCGGATCTGCAGTGGCTCGAGCGCATGAGCTGGGTGGCCAACGCGGCGCACTGCCCCTTCGTGGCCTCGGCCAGCTACAAGTTCTTCGACTGCGAGAGCGTGGAGCAGCTCGAGTCGCTCAAGAGCCTGGACGGAGTGCTCAACCACCCGCGCTACGGCAAGTGGGCGGAGCTGCGCGAGAGCGAGTCGGCCGCGTACATCAGCCTGGCGCTCCCGCGCTACGTGGTGCGGCTGCCGTACAACCCCGTCACCAACCCGTGCGAGGTGCTCAACTTCACCGAGGAGGCCCACGGCGACTCCAAGAAGTACCTCTGGGGCAATGCCGCCATCCTCTTCGGCCGCAACCTGGCCAGCGCCTTCGAGGTGTCCGGCTGGTGCCAGTCCATCCGCGGCCCCAAGGGCGGCGGCCGCATCCAGGGCCTGCCGGTGGACACCTTCACCCTGCGCGGTCAGCAGGAGATGCAGATGCCGGTGGAGATGTGCATCCCGGACTTCCGCGAGTACGAGTTCGTCCGCCACGGCTTCATGCCGCTCGTGTACCGGAAGAACGAGGCCGAGGCGACGTTCTTCAGCACCCCGTCCATCAAGCGCGCCAAGCGCTACAAGGATCCGAAGGACTCGGAGAACGCCCAGCTCGTCACCAACATGGCGTACACGTTCTCCATCACCCGGCTCGCGCACTACATCAAGAGCATCATGCGCGACAACATCGGCAGCTCCGCCGATGAGGTCTACGTCCACCAGCAGATCAGCAACTGGCTGATGGACTACGTGACCGCGGTGAGCAACCCGGATGACCTCACGCTGCGGCGCTTCCCGTTCAAGTCCGCTCAGGTGCTCGTGGCCAAGCGCCCGGGTGAGATCGGCTGGTACGACTGCAAGGTGTCGGTCCTGCCGCACATCCAGTTCGAGGGCCTCAACGTCGAGCTGCAGCTCGAGTCGCGGCTCGGCTAG